From Argopecten irradians isolate NY chromosome 2, Ai_NY, whole genome shotgun sequence, the proteins below share one genomic window:
- the LOC138315177 gene encoding sodium- and chloride-dependent GABA transporter 2-like isoform X1 — MTTNSRGTPILMKMGKQIKKSDVTTDRDQWARKTEFLMCAISGAVGTGNIWRFPYLCYKNGGGAFLVPYLVFLVLVGLPMYIMEIGLGQYMQKAGFEVWNICPIFKGLGVAAMVITFILNIYYVMVLIWSAFYFVMSLRSELPWSTCDNEWNTPVCVTEVTTNSTINNTIDSTVEFWRYRTLQMSDGMDSPGGMVKELVICSLFVWILVYLCVCRGIRITGKIMYVTSLFPYVILTILLIRGVTLDGAKEGIKFYFEPNFIHLKNYQVWIDAGTQILFSLGLTFGAMPMVGSYNKVHNNFYRDCFFITAINSLTSLYGGFAVFSILGFMAKNQGLPISAVADAGPGLAFITYPKAVTQLPAAPLWSSLFFLMLFVVGFGTQVVGIESLITPLVDLFPSRLRTTKGKLLVYGVYSVVSYLLGFVFLTKGGIYVFNLVDYYGASGMLLVWQLMWEAIAIGWIVGADYFYNAMEYMLGYKIGPWLKISWRYLTPTLCLALLVLQGLNFNLLSGAEGYVYPDGAHVFGIILGLVPIFILVSMAVVQILRTPGSFIQRLKLTTTPGAHPHAHATQMTDEFTHKFNEHQGQLI, encoded by the exons ATGACTACAAATTCACGGGGAACgccaatcttaatgaaaatggggaaacagatcaagaaatcagaTGTCACCACCGACCGGGACCAATGGGCCAGAAAAACTGAGTTCTTGATGTGTGCCATCAGTGGGGCGGTCGGTACCGGAAATATTTGGAGGTTTCCTTATCTGTGCTACAAGAATGGTGGAG GTGCTTTTCTGGTTCCCTATCTTGTATTTCTGGTTCTGGTCGGATTACCGATGTATATCATGGAAATCGGATTAGGACAGTACATGCAAAAAGCTGGATTTGAAGTATGGAATATATGCCCAATATTTAAAG GATTAGGTGTGGCTGCCATGGTGATCACATTCATACTAAACATCTATTACGTCATGGTTCTGATATGGAGTGCCTTTTACTTTGTCATGAGTCTGAGGTCAGAGCTACCCTGGTCTACCTGTGATAACGAATGGAATACTCCTGT GTGCGTAACAGAAGTAACTACTAACTCAACAATCAACAATACCATAGATTCCACCGTAGAATTTTGGAG ATACCGTACCCTTCAGATGTCTGACGGAATGGACTCGCCCGGTGGAATGGTTAAGGAACTGGTGATATGCTCTCTGTTTGTGTGGATACTAGTGTACCTGTGTGTCTGCAGGGGAATCAGAATTACAGGAAAG ATCATGTACGTGACGTCACTCTTTCCCTACGTCATACTGACGATCCTCCTCATTCGTGGTGTCACTCTCGACGGAGCAAAAGAAGGCATAAAGTTTTACTTTGAACCAAACTTCATCCATCTTAAAAACTATCAA GTGTGGATTGACGCCGGGACCCAAATCCTATTTTCGCTAGGTTTAACTTTCGGAGCAATGCCGATGGTGGGTTCTTATAACAAAGTGCACAACAACttctacag GGACTGCTTCTTCATTACGGCCATCAACAGCCTCACCAGTTTATATGGAGGGTTCGCAGTGTTTTCAATCCTGGGATTCATGGCCAAAAACCAAGGATTACCTATTTCAGCTGTAGCTGATGCAG GCCCTGGACTTGCCTTCATCACCTACCCTAAAGCTGTCACCCAACTTCCAGCAGCTCCGCTCTGGTCTAGTCTGTTCTTTCTCATGCTCTTCGTGGTTGGCTTTGGAACTCAA GTAGTTGGAATAGAGTCGTTGATTACTCCACTAGTAGATCTCTTCCCCAGCAGACTAAGAACAACCAAAGGAAAACTGTTAGTCTATGGCGTATATTCTGTAGTATCCTACCTACTCGGCTTTGTCTTCCTCACTAAA GGAGGGATCTACGTGTTCAACCTCGTCGATTATTACGGCGCCAGTGGGATGCTCCTCGTATGGCAGCTGATGTGGGAGGCCATAGCTATTGGTTGGATTGTTG GAGCTGACTATTTTTACAATGCCATGGAATACATGCTTGGTTATAAGATTGGACCAtggctgaaaatatcatggcgATACCTAACTCCTACGTTATGTTTG GCTCTATTGGTGTTACAAGGACTAAACTTCAACCTGCTGTCTGGAGCCGAAGGTTATGTGTATCCTGACGGAGCTCACGTATTTGGTATTATACTTGGTCTAGTGCCCATATTTATACTGGTCAGTATGGCCGTAGTACAGATATTGAGAACACCTGGATCTTTTATACAG AGACTGAAGTTAACAACAACTCCAGGGGCACACCCACATGCACATGCGACTCAGATGACTGACGAATTTACACACAAGTTTAACGAACATCAAGGACAATTGATATAA
- the LOC138315177 gene encoding sodium- and chloride-dependent GABA transporter 2-like isoform X2 produces the protein MTTNSRGTPILMKMGKQIKKSDVTTDRDQWARKTEFLMCAISGAVGTGNIWRFPYLCYKNGGGAFLVPYLVFLVLVGLPMYIMEIGLGQYMQKAGFEVWNICPIFKGLGVAAMVITFILNIYYVMVLIWSAFYFVMSLRSELPWSTCDNEWNTPVCVTEVTTNSTINNTIDSTVEFWRYRTLQMSDGMDSPGGMVKELVICSLFVWILVYLCVCRGIRITGKIMYVTSLFPYVILTILLIRGVTLDGAKEGIKFYFEPNFIHLKNYQVWIDAGTQILFSLGLTFGAMPMVGSYNKVHNNFYRDCFFITAINSLTSLYGGFAVFSILGFMAKNQGLPISAVADAGYVVGIESLITPLVDLFPSRLRTTKGKLLVYGVYSVVSYLLGFVFLTKGGIYVFNLVDYYGASGMLLVWQLMWEAIAIGWIVGADYFYNAMEYMLGYKIGPWLKISWRYLTPTLCLALLVLQGLNFNLLSGAEGYVYPDGAHVFGIILGLVPIFILVSMAVVQILRTPGSFIQRLKLTTTPGAHPHAHATQMTDEFTHKFNEHQGQLI, from the exons ATGACTACAAATTCACGGGGAACgccaatcttaatgaaaatggggaaacagatcaagaaatcagaTGTCACCACCGACCGGGACCAATGGGCCAGAAAAACTGAGTTCTTGATGTGTGCCATCAGTGGGGCGGTCGGTACCGGAAATATTTGGAGGTTTCCTTATCTGTGCTACAAGAATGGTGGAG GTGCTTTTCTGGTTCCCTATCTTGTATTTCTGGTTCTGGTCGGATTACCGATGTATATCATGGAAATCGGATTAGGACAGTACATGCAAAAAGCTGGATTTGAAGTATGGAATATATGCCCAATATTTAAAG GATTAGGTGTGGCTGCCATGGTGATCACATTCATACTAAACATCTATTACGTCATGGTTCTGATATGGAGTGCCTTTTACTTTGTCATGAGTCTGAGGTCAGAGCTACCCTGGTCTACCTGTGATAACGAATGGAATACTCCTGT GTGCGTAACAGAAGTAACTACTAACTCAACAATCAACAATACCATAGATTCCACCGTAGAATTTTGGAG ATACCGTACCCTTCAGATGTCTGACGGAATGGACTCGCCCGGTGGAATGGTTAAGGAACTGGTGATATGCTCTCTGTTTGTGTGGATACTAGTGTACCTGTGTGTCTGCAGGGGAATCAGAATTACAGGAAAG ATCATGTACGTGACGTCACTCTTTCCCTACGTCATACTGACGATCCTCCTCATTCGTGGTGTCACTCTCGACGGAGCAAAAGAAGGCATAAAGTTTTACTTTGAACCAAACTTCATCCATCTTAAAAACTATCAA GTGTGGATTGACGCCGGGACCCAAATCCTATTTTCGCTAGGTTTAACTTTCGGAGCAATGCCGATGGTGGGTTCTTATAACAAAGTGCACAACAACttctacag GGACTGCTTCTTCATTACGGCCATCAACAGCCTCACCAGTTTATATGGAGGGTTCGCAGTGTTTTCAATCCTGGGATTCATGGCCAAAAACCAAGGATTACCTATTTCAGCTGTAGCTGATGCAGGTTAT GTAGTTGGAATAGAGTCGTTGATTACTCCACTAGTAGATCTCTTCCCCAGCAGACTAAGAACAACCAAAGGAAAACTGTTAGTCTATGGCGTATATTCTGTAGTATCCTACCTACTCGGCTTTGTCTTCCTCACTAAA GGAGGGATCTACGTGTTCAACCTCGTCGATTATTACGGCGCCAGTGGGATGCTCCTCGTATGGCAGCTGATGTGGGAGGCCATAGCTATTGGTTGGATTGTTG GAGCTGACTATTTTTACAATGCCATGGAATACATGCTTGGTTATAAGATTGGACCAtggctgaaaatatcatggcgATACCTAACTCCTACGTTATGTTTG GCTCTATTGGTGTTACAAGGACTAAACTTCAACCTGCTGTCTGGAGCCGAAGGTTATGTGTATCCTGACGGAGCTCACGTATTTGGTATTATACTTGGTCTAGTGCCCATATTTATACTGGTCAGTATGGCCGTAGTACAGATATTGAGAACACCTGGATCTTTTATACAG AGACTGAAGTTAACAACAACTCCAGGGGCACACCCACATGCACATGCGACTCAGATGACTGACGAATTTACACACAAGTTTAACGAACATCAAGGACAATTGATATAA